In Symmachiella dynata, the following are encoded in one genomic region:
- a CDS encoding glucosamine-6-phosphate isomerase — MDLLSTIDGSLLEGFFPAGWDLAKIDACVDDNPATIADRQGFWHPEFSPVPCSNVGDFDAMLGHEIAHTIRLSRDAGEQLALILPVGPMGMYRWAVYFLQQWGVACDHVHGFNMDEWSDADGNTLPSDNSGAFQYAMEQAFYGPLGDLTVPPAQRNFATKENLPTFGEKIGNLKSAGAKLGVIFGIGRVCHIAFWEPQFAAEYDTEAEWKSQTHRIGAKLHPLTIEQNAITSFKSRTTLVPAFANTIGPGLFLQADKIIGGADGILGRGMMWQGLSLWMTLRHGPSTWIPSSYMPTLPGKLFYLEELAGPLVAECN; from the coding sequence ATGGACTTGTTGAGCACGATTGACGGCTCGTTGTTGGAAGGTTTTTTTCCCGCTGGTTGGGATCTGGCAAAAATCGATGCCTGTGTCGATGACAACCCGGCTACGATCGCGGATCGCCAAGGGTTTTGGCATCCTGAGTTTTCACCGGTCCCTTGCTCGAACGTCGGTGACTTCGATGCGATGCTGGGACATGAGATCGCCCACACCATTCGGCTCAGTCGCGACGCCGGTGAGCAACTGGCGCTGATTCTTCCCGTTGGCCCTATGGGCATGTATCGCTGGGCGGTTTATTTTCTCCAACAGTGGGGCGTCGCCTGTGATCACGTGCATGGCTTCAATATGGACGAGTGGAGCGACGCCGACGGCAACACGCTGCCCTCGGACAATAGCGGCGCGTTTCAATATGCGATGGAGCAAGCATTCTACGGACCGCTCGGGGACTTGACCGTTCCGCCGGCGCAACGCAATTTTGCAACCAAAGAAAACCTGCCGACCTTCGGCGAGAAAATCGGCAACCTCAAATCAGCGGGGGCAAAACTGGGTGTGATCTTCGGGATCGGCCGCGTCTGTCACATCGCGTTTTGGGAACCGCAATTCGCGGCTGAGTATGACACCGAAGCAGAGTGGAAATCTCAAACGCACCGAATCGGCGCCAAACTGCATCCGCTGACCATCGAGCAAAACGCGATCACCAGTTTCAAAAGCCGCACCACCCTGGTGCCCGCCTTCGCCAACACGATCGGCCCGGGACTGTTCCTGCAAGCTGACAAAATCATCGGCGGCGCCGACGGCATCCTGGGTCGCGGCATGATGTGGCAAGGGCTCAGCTTATGGATGACCCTCCGCCACGGCCCCAGCACCTGGATCCCCTCCAGCTACATGCCCACACTGCCGGGTAAACTGTTCTACCTAGAAGAACTCGCCGGTCCGTTGGTGGCGGAGTGTAACTAG
- a CDS encoding Gfo/Idh/MocA family protein, with the protein MTEMQPIDFVNPPINRRQFLNSSAKNAAGVAVGMVGLASAGAVAKAAPNERINVAGIGIRGQGKFVSSSMASLPDVNLATVCDIDENLLPRAAKSIQDAQGKAPQFETDFRKVLDDKSIDAVVIATPDHWHALIAIMACQAGKDVYVEKPVSHNVLEGVRMVEAARKHNRVVQSGIHQRSGSHFQSAVDYVRSGKLGKVRLAKAWTIHTRKPIGHKADAPTPPGVNYDMWLGPAASRPFNPNRFHYNWHWFWDYGTGEMGNWGVHMLDIARWGMGVDLPNHISASGGKFYFDDDQQTPDTHLVHYRYDDAMITWEHRLWTNHGQEGRSAAAGFYGDNGTLIVDRGGWKVYDQKDAPTSDTSDQARTHHENFIHCIKTRETPTSDIEIGHITSAMCHLGNVAYRVGRDIQFDPATMSCGNDGEANALLGREYRKEWELPVV; encoded by the coding sequence ATGACTGAAATGCAGCCGATCGATTTTGTGAATCCTCCGATCAATCGTCGCCAATTTCTCAATTCCAGCGCCAAGAATGCCGCCGGCGTGGCGGTGGGGATGGTGGGATTGGCGAGCGCCGGAGCGGTTGCCAAAGCGGCGCCCAACGAGCGGATCAATGTGGCCGGCATCGGAATTCGTGGGCAAGGCAAGTTTGTGAGCTCCAGTATGGCGTCGCTGCCCGACGTGAATCTCGCCACGGTTTGCGATATCGATGAAAATCTGCTGCCTCGCGCTGCGAAATCAATTCAGGATGCGCAGGGCAAAGCTCCGCAATTCGAAACCGATTTCCGCAAAGTGCTCGACGACAAATCGATCGATGCGGTGGTGATTGCTACCCCGGATCATTGGCATGCGTTGATTGCCATCATGGCTTGCCAAGCGGGCAAAGATGTTTATGTCGAAAAACCGGTGTCGCACAACGTGCTGGAAGGGGTCCGCATGGTCGAGGCGGCTCGCAAGCACAATCGCGTTGTGCAATCGGGTATCCACCAACGGTCCGGGTCGCATTTTCAGTCAGCGGTCGATTACGTCCGTAGCGGAAAACTGGGCAAGGTTCGACTTGCCAAAGCTTGGACGATTCACACGCGCAAACCGATTGGCCACAAAGCAGACGCACCGACGCCCCCCGGTGTGAACTACGACATGTGGCTGGGTCCGGCAGCATCGCGGCCGTTTAATCCCAATCGCTTCCACTACAATTGGCATTGGTTCTGGGATTACGGCACCGGCGAGATGGGCAACTGGGGCGTGCACATGCTCGACATCGCTCGTTGGGGAATGGGCGTCGATTTGCCGAATCACATTTCGGCCAGCGGCGGCAAGTTTTATTTTGACGACGACCAACAGACACCCGACACGCATTTGGTGCACTATCGTTACGACGATGCGATGATCACTTGGGAGCATCGGTTGTGGACGAATCACGGCCAAGAAGGCCGCAGTGCCGCCGCCGGTTTTTACGGCGACAATGGTACGCTGATCGTCGATCGCGGTGGTTGGAAAGTCTACGACCAAAAAGACGCCCCGACCTCCGACACCAGCGACCAAGCGCGGACGCACCACGAAAACTTCATCCACTGCATCAAGACTCGCGAGACGCCGACCTCGGACATCGAAATCGGCCACATCACCAGCGCCATGTGCCACCTCGGCAACGTCGCCTACCGCGTCGGCCGCGACATCCAATTCGACCCGGCCACAATGAGTTGCGGTAACGATGGCGAAGCGAACGCGCTGTTGGGGCGTGAATATCGCAAGGAGTGGGAATTGCCGGTGGTGTAG